The nucleotide window TTGAAAGCCTCAAGCAGAGCATGTTAACCCAGGGAATGACAACTGGAAGTTCGCCCGAAAGGAAGTTATCAGTAATGTCCACTAAAGTCAGAGTTTCCTTGCTTATGTTCCACAGCCAGTTTGGTACTTCGCCATGGATGTTGTTTCCACGCATTTCCAACCGTTCTAACTTTGTCTGATTTCTTAAGAAATATGGGAACTCTTTTAAATTGCATGAATGCAAATACAGAATCCTGAACTGTGGAACAGTTGCATCCATAACATTTGGAAATCGTTCAGTAACAAATTCCAAATTGTTACTAGCCAATCCGAGTTCTTTAAGATTTTGTAGCTTCTGAAACATTTGGAACTCCACTACACCGCTCAGGCTGTTGTTACCTAAATAAAGGACCTTGAGATTGGTGAGATTGGAAAATAAGGCGGGAACTGAACCATTCAAATGATTGTCAGCAAAATTTAGTTCAACTAGTTTGCTAAAGTTACCAAGCCATGATGGAATTGGACCAGTTAGAGAATTGCCAAAAACGAAAAACGAAGTCAATTGGGTAAGGTTTGCCAAAGAATTAGGAATTGGACCTCCAAATCTGTTTGCTGAAATGTCTAGATAAGTGAGCTGTCTAAGATTGCCAAGTGCAGATGGAACcaaaaagtttgaaaaattGCATTGATACACATCCAACTCTTGCAATGAATTAAGCTTTTCAATTGATGAAGGTATTGTTCCAAAAAACCCAGTAGAAGCAACTCTCAGTTCGATGAGGGGACTACTTTGATTAAATTCAGGAAAATATCCAACGAGATTTTGGTTGTATCTCACACTAAGAACTTTTAAGTTCTGTagattgaaaattttcacTGGAAATTCGCCAAACAAATCACAATTCCTGAGGAAAAGGGATgttaaaaatgataaatttgtCAAGGAAATGGGTATGATCGATGATATGTTAATGTAACTAAGACTAAGAGTTTCTAGACtagttaaattttgaaccagacTTCTCAAATCAGATGGTTGAAGTTTCAACAATCGCGGAGGATCATAAGAAGGAGatgtttcaatttcaagaaCATTGCAACACAGACTAAGGTATGTCAACTGGGACAAGTGTGAGACTTCAGACGGGACTTGaccagaaaagaaagagcCAGAGAGGTCAAGATGAGTGAGGCTTGGAAAATTTCTTATGCTAGATGGAATTTGAGAgtaattgaaattattgtaAGAGAGGCTTAACCGTTGAAGATGCACCAGGCTGAACAGGCTACTATTGGCGTTCAAAGAGCCGTAGAGATAACTGCTGCTAAGATTAAGGCCAATAACATGACCTGTTATCTCGTCACACTCCACGCCGTCCCACGAGCAACAACTGCTATTTCCTCCTCCAGCTGGTTTCCATGATGAAACCTTTGAAGCAGATTTGTTAGTAATAATAAAGCTCTCCTTGAACTGCAGCAAGGCAGAGCTCTCCTCAGCATGGCAAGATAGCTGCTGCAAAGAGTCTGCAAAGTTTGCAACCACAAGATGAAACAACAACAGAACTAGTAGTTTCGAGAGCATGCGAATCGACAGGTGAATCCCCATAatgttttgatattttttgtttgcacATCTATGAAAGTTAAAGCTAGAGAGCTATCTATTTATAGACTGGCCTGATCAAATGGTTGAGCAATAGCGTACACGTGTCAAGTaacaatttaatattatttgacattttgaTCAATATTGAAGTGATGGGATATTGACCTCCTATTCATGTTCaaagttgttttcttgttgatgATTCTtctaagaaaattcaaaattggagGATAATCATTTATTCCAAGTTGTTTGCCTCACAAGAAGGCAACTACTATAATAAAGTTTCTTGGTAGAGCAATAATATTCAACCCTCTGAGCGGGCACACTGCCCATTTGGGAGTATTTTTGCTCACTCAATGTGTACCATCACcatccttttaaaaaattgacatttgTCTATGAAATAActttagttaatttttttacttttaaaattttaaagtatttaaaaccaaataattaaattaaattaaaaaactctCTCCCCTGTTCCTGACCGACTCCCTCTCCATCCATAATGACTCAAATTCTAAATGCATCTTCGCCGATGTATCATCCGTCTGGTCCTCCACCACCGACCTTGTGCATCAGTGAATTTACTTCAAAAAATAAGCATACGGCTTTCAATTGCTCCAAGCATTCTTGGGAAAGTACCCATTTGGGTTATTCCTCCGATTAATGGGCATTGCAGAGACCCTGCTTTTATCAATCCCAAAAAACCCACGAAGGAAATTCAACATGCAAATCTACTAGTTTCTGGGTTATGCTTACCTCTCCCGGGAGCATTctattctctcttttttttttttttttttttttctaggtcATGCAAATCTACcagttgttttttcttcacaGAAAATTTAACTAATCAGTAATAATAATACCCATCGAACCCTTCCAGAAGATTACAAACTCACCGAACCAGATTTCCCTAAAATCAAGATCTCTTGGACGCTGGTGCTTTTGTCAGATTCTCCTATGTTTGAGATCTGGTGGCTGTTAATGTCACATCTCGAGATCAGCTCCGCcttagcacgatattgtctgctTTAGGTCCCCCTCTTTGCcttcacggttttgtttctaggaactcacgagcacttcccagtgggtcacccatcctgagattgctctagccctaactcgcttaactttgaAGTTCCTATGACTCCGAAgacagtgagctcccaaaaggcctcgtgctagatggaggtgggcatgtacatataatgcacatcaccccctctccattGGTTGATGtaggatgttacaatccaccccccttaagggtCTGATGTCCTCGTCGACgtactcgcaccacacggcagagtgactccgataccaaattgtcacatcctgGGATCGGATCCGCCATAGCACGATATTTtctgctttgggcccccctctctgctctcacggttttgtttatgggaactcacgagcactTCCCAGTAGATCACCCATTCTGAGATTGCTCTCGGCCCAACTAGCTTAACTTCGAAGTTCTTATGTCGTTGGGGCAGTGagtggtatttttgggtaggtcGTGCTAAAATAAATCTGTAGACACGCGataggcttgaatcggagtaATGAAGATTTGACGATCAAAATAAGTtcagtggcaaacttgtaaatattttgaaaagagTTGggtaaaaatatgatttttcttctctctctctctctctctctctctctctctctctatctttctctttctctctctctcccgagCTTTTCTCCCTCTGCTCGACTTCCCCCTCCCTGTTACTGTTCATCTGAACAGAACAACCCACGCCACCTCCACTTCCGGCCACCCCGATCGACAACCGGGCCACTTTCCTCTTCCACTTCCGACTGATCTCCACCCTGGGAACCGTCGCAAACCTTGGGAATAAGCCTGAGAACATGCCAATTTTTGATAGAGATTTTGCCACCGTCGTTCTCCATCTTCCGGCAACCATTTTCAGTGATCAAGGTATGGAATCTCATCTATTCTTTGAGCTGTAGCTGTCTATGAGATAGGATTGGATCGATTTTGAGTTTGGGAAACCGATTtgaaaacctaggttttggccggatttcaaagtgaaattccAGCTAGTTGCCGTCCAAATTGGACCTCCCCGTAGTTGAATAAATTGATCCTTGTCTTGAGTAGTATCTAGGGTAGGTTCAGAaattactctacacacccacgcgctggcGGCGCGTGTGGCTGCGCTTGGGCAAGGGTGGTGAAGCCACATTTTATCATGTTGTAATCCTTCTGTTGTCATGAGCGTGTAGGTGTGCTCAGATTTCGATTCGGACATTGTTTGACTATTGAACGgatttcgcatattgtgcgttatccgggtttgaTAGGTTCTGACCGTTGGatcattttcaaattaaaatatgtaaatCTAGGCACTCCTACAAATCGTGTAGGATTTCGCgaatcgtgaatcggagccccgaatgttccgattcaataattcaaagttgtGATTTACGATAACCGTTCTTTCTTGATCAAACTTTCGAGACGTATTTCCTAACGCTTAGATGAGCCTTAGAATACCTTTTTCAATGTACATGCACTGGGAACTTGGGGATTTAAGTATCTAATTTGTGATTTCCATTTCgaagtaattttatattaattaagggttCGTATCCCGACATAGGCGCTCTGATCGATCGTACACAGTAGGCGGGACCCTTTCAGGGTCGGGCAGCTTGGGACtatttgtgagtggactttgttttcaatcatacgcatggt belongs to Prunus persica cultivar Lovell chromosome G4, Prunus_persica_NCBIv2, whole genome shotgun sequence and includes:
- the LOC109948605 gene encoding receptor-like protein 12, yielding MGIHLSIRMLSKLLVLLLFHLVVANFADSLQQLSCHAEESSALLQFKESFIITNKSASKVSSWKPAGGGNSSCCSWDGVECDEITGHVIGLNLSSSYLYGSLNANSSLFSLVHLQRLSLSYNNFNYSQIPSSIRNFPSLTHLDLSGSFFSGQVPSEVSHLSQLTYLSLCCNVLEIETSPSYDPPRLLKLQPSDLRSLVQNLTSLETLSLSYINISSIIPISLTNLSFLTSLFLRNCDLFGEFPVKIFNLQNLKVLSVRYNQNLVGYFPEFNQSSPLIELRVASTGFFGTIPSSIEKLNSLQELDVYQCNFSNFLVPSALGNLRQLTYLDISANRFGGPIPNSLANLTQLTSFFVFGNSLTGPIPSWLGNFSKLVELNFADNHLNGSVPALFSNLTNLKVLYLGNNSLSGVVEFQMFQKLQNLKELGLASNNLEFVTERFPNVMDATVPQFRILYLHSCNLKEFPYFLRNQTKLERLEMRGNNIHGEVPNWLWNISKETLTLVDITDNFLSGELPVVIPWVNMLCLRLSNNSFRGPLPIPPPSLLEYGATNNKFTGEISPLLCNMNSLLYLDVSKNNLSGTLPQCLGNFSDGLMLLLLGSNSFHGMMPQSFNNRSNLRMIDVSHNQLQGQLPRALANCVMLEYLVLSNNQFSDVFPIWLGTLPELKLLAMRHNGFNGVIGDTRTNIDFPKLRILDLSYNNFKGEIPPLFPDIAVNMSTYMQAEVHYVVTTIYVTRSVAYSITIAIKGLELYYSKIQEGIAAIDFSSNKFEGKIPEFIGNLTELCSLNISNNILTGSIPSSLGNLRKLESLDLSQNKLSGQIPQQLTRLTFLGTFDVSHNNLTGPIPQGTQLTSLNSTSYEGNLGLCGDPLPNKCREAPQRPPSTEEDNGSGSTGMVEFDLKFVLAGIGSGFVVGVVLADFMITRRQELFLKVVGMVRLMIWKR